Proteins from one Romboutsia sp. CE17 genomic window:
- a CDS encoding carbamoyl phosphate synthase small subunit, with protein sequence MKGKLILEDGTIFEGKAFGYLKDSVGEVVFNTSMTGYGEVLTDPSYYGQIVTMTYPLIGNYGINLEDVESKGVHVKGFIVREKSDTPNNFRCEMDIDTYLKQNKVIGLEGIDTRALTKILRNNGTMRGIITLENASLEDVKSKLESFSNTQAVKTVTRKEIERIEGNGPKVAVMDFGVKQNILRSFAARGCDITVFPALTKPEEVLAINPDLIFLSNGPGDPEDLEDVIENIKELVGKKPIVGICLGHQLLALTLGGKTGKLKFGHRGGNHPVKDLEEGKVFITSQNHGYYVCEIPENMEVTHINLNDNTVEGMRHKELPIYSVQYHPEACPGPKDSDYVFDKFLELV encoded by the coding sequence ATGAAGGGGAAACTAATATTAGAAGATGGAACTATATTTGAAGGAAAAGCCTTTGGATATTTAAAAGACAGCGTAGGAGAAGTAGTATTTAATACATCTATGACAGGTTATGGTGAAGTTTTAACTGATCCATCATACTATGGACAAATAGTTACTATGACATATCCACTTATAGGAAACTATGGAATAAACTTAGAAGATGTAGAATCTAAGGGTGTTCATGTAAAAGGATTTATAGTAAGAGAGAAAAGTGATACTCCAAATAACTTTAGATGTGAAATGGATATAGATACATACCTAAAGCAAAATAAGGTCATCGGTTTAGAAGGAATAGACACAAGAGCTCTAACTAAGATATTAAGAAACAATGGAACAATGAGAGGAATAATAACTTTAGAAAATGCATCATTAGAAGATGTAAAGTCTAAATTAGAAAGCTTTTCTAATACTCAAGCAGTAAAAACTGTAACTAGAAAAGAAATTGAAAGAATAGAAGGAAACGGACCTAAAGTAGCAGTTATGGACTTTGGTGTTAAGCAAAATATATTAAGATCATTTGCAGCTAGAGGTTGTGATATAACTGTATTCCCTGCTTTAACAAAGCCAGAAGAAGTATTAGCTATAAATCCAGATTTAATATTCTTATCAAATGGACCTGGAGATCCAGAAGATTTAGAGGATGTAATAGAAAATATAAAAGAATTAGTAGGTAAGAAGCCAATAGTAGGAATCTGCTTAGGACACCAACTTTTAGCTTTAACATTAGGTGGAAAAACAGGCAAACTTAAGTTTGGACATAGAGGTGGGAACCATCCAGTTAAAGATTTAGAAGAAGGGAAAGTATTTATAACATCTCAAAACCATGGATACTATGTGTGTGAGATACCAGAAAACATGGAAGTAACTCATATAAACTTAAATGATAATACAGTAGAAGGAATGAGACATAAAGAATTACCAATATACAGCGTGCAGTACCATCCAGAAGCTTGTCCTGGACCAAAAGATAGTGATTATGTATTTGATAAATTCTTAGAGTTAGTATAG
- the pyrF gene encoding orotidine-5'-phosphate decarboxylase — MINGKEKLIVAIDTNEFDKAKELIDKLEDSVDIFKVGLEQYVATRGKTVDYLNEKGKKVFLDLKFHDIPNTMQSAVRAAVRDKVWLMTIHVSDLEGMRQCAIAAKEEAEKLNIEKPIIVGVTVLTSLSNQDLQDIGCNMTTEELAIKRAKLAKEAGIDGIVCSAQEVDKIVEACGKDFVTVCPGIRPSTAEVGDQKRVVTPSDAINKGAHYLVVGRPITKAENPKESAEKIVNEIENA, encoded by the coding sequence ATGATAAATGGAAAAGAAAAATTAATAGTTGCAATTGACACTAATGAATTTGATAAAGCTAAGGAATTAATAGATAAACTAGAAGATAGTGTAGATATATTTAAAGTTGGTTTAGAACAGTATGTAGCAACAAGAGGTAAAACAGTTGACTACTTAAATGAAAAAGGTAAAAAAGTATTCTTAGATCTTAAGTTCCACGATATACCAAACACTATGCAAAGTGCAGTAAGAGCCGCAGTAAGAGATAAAGTTTGGCTAATGACAATACATGTATCTGATTTAGAAGGTATGAGACAATGTGCTATAGCTGCAAAGGAAGAAGCAGAAAAGTTAAATATAGAGAAGCCTATAATAGTAGGGGTAACTGTTTTAACATCTTTAAGCAATCAAGATTTACAAGATATAGGATGTAATATGACAACTGAAGAGTTAGCAATAAAGAGAGCTAAATTAGCTAAAGAGGCAGGAATAGATGGAATAGTTTGTTCAGCTCAAGAAGTAGATAAAATAGTTGAAGCTTGTGGAAAAGACTTCGTAACAGTTTGTCCAGGAATAAGACCATCTACTGCTGAAGTAGGGGATCAAAAGAGAGTCGTTACTCCTAGTGATGCAATAAATAAGGGTGCTCACTATTTAGTTGTTGGAAGACCTATAACTAAAGCCGAAAACCCTAAAGAGTCGGCAGAAAAAATAGTAAACGAAATTGAAAATGCTTAG
- a CDS encoding nitroreductase family protein: MELYDAIFYRKSIRNYTNKNIKSSLMEEVKNICSNITYLNENLNIKAHIVDRGHLIQFLLGKACEVKAPHYLVITSNKGEKTLENIGYVAEEILLKMTSLGIATCWLKCNLKREDILEFIDLDEIDIDDEEYEYKIENPYAIIAFGYADKQERLFRPINSDPDRKRLKKICKKIDRKWVKVLNAVRVAPSIKNIQPWIFYAKDYGFDIYEEKSKKYLVQDSKISMGIALKHFDIACKKFGIDVKFETIDTKRKRGKNYIISVMEDR; the protein is encoded by the coding sequence ATGGAGTTATATGATGCTATTTTTTATAGAAAATCTATAAGAAATTATACAAATAAAAATATAAAATCATCATTAATGGAAGAAGTTAAGAATATATGTAGCAATATAACTTATCTAAATGAAAATTTAAATATAAAAGCACATATAGTAGATAGAGGACATCTAATACAATTTTTGCTTGGGAAAGCATGTGAAGTAAAAGCTCCTCATTATTTAGTGATAACATCTAATAAAGGAGAAAAAACTTTAGAAAACATAGGTTATGTAGCAGAAGAAATTTTGTTAAAGATGACGTCACTAGGAATAGCTACATGTTGGTTAAAGTGTAACTTAAAAAGAGAAGATATATTAGAATTTATAGATTTAGATGAGATAGATATAGATGATGAAGAATACGAATATAAAATTGAAAATCCATATGCAATAATTGCATTTGGATATGCAGATAAACAAGAACGTTTATTTAGGCCTATAAACTCAGATCCTGATAGAAAAAGATTAAAAAAAATCTGCAAAAAAATAGATAGAAAATGGGTTAAAGTACTTAATGCAGTTAGAGTAGCTCCATCAATAAAAAATATTCAACCATGGATATTTTATGCAAAAGATTATGGATTTGATATATATGAAGAAAAATCTAAGAAATACTTAGTACAAGATTCTAAAATTAGTATGGGAATAGCTTTAAAGCATTTCGATATAGCTTGTAAGAAATTTGGAATAGATGTTAAATTTGAAACGATAGATACAAAAAGAAAAAGAGGAAAAAATTATATAATTAGCGTAATGGAAGATAGATAA
- a CDS encoding aminopeptidase, whose translation MDFERNLDKYAELAVKVGVNIQPGQELLVRSPIECAPFVRKVVKHAYDTGAKNVYIEWSDEECTLIRYLNAPEEVFNEYPKWTADQYVDIAKKGGAFLSIHAANPDLLKDVDPQRVANYQKASGLALKEWRSYTLSDKCKWSIVSIPTEAWAKKVFPDVSSEEAIDKLWEAIFKCSRVDGQDPIEAWNKHNEDLKLRMDFLNNKNFKTLKFKSEKTDLTMELPEGHIWLSGASVDPNGVKFNPNIPTEEVFCLPHKFKVNGIVYSTKPLVYGGNVIDNFSLTFKDGRIVEFTAEKGYDTLEKLISTDEGSHYLGEVALVPFKSPISDTNIVFFNTLYDENASCHFAIGSAYKTCIKDGDNIKDEDLDKYGINDSLTHVDFMIGSPDMNIIGETYNGETIQIFKDGNWAF comes from the coding sequence ATGGATTTTGAGAGAAATTTAGACAAATATGCAGAGTTAGCAGTTAAAGTTGGAGTTAATATTCAACCTGGACAAGAATTACTTGTTAGATCACCAATTGAATGTGCTCCATTCGTAAGAAAGGTTGTTAAGCACGCTTATGACACTGGTGCTAAGAATGTATATATAGAGTGGTCTGATGAAGAATGTACTTTAATAAGATATTTAAATGCTCCAGAAGAAGTTTTTAATGAATATCCAAAATGGACGGCTGATCAATATGTTGATATAGCAAAAAAAGGAGGCGCTTTCTTAAGCATTCATGCTGCTAATCCTGATTTATTAAAAGATGTTGATCCACAAAGAGTTGCTAATTACCAAAAAGCATCTGGATTGGCTTTAAAAGAGTGGAGATCTTATACTTTATCAGATAAATGCAAATGGAGTATAGTTTCAATTCCTACAGAGGCTTGGGCTAAGAAAGTATTCCCTGATGTATCTAGTGAGGAAGCGATAGATAAACTATGGGAAGCTATATTTAAATGTTCTAGAGTTGATGGTCAAGATCCTATAGAAGCTTGGAATAAGCATAATGAAGATTTAAAATTAAGAATGGATTTCTTAAATAATAAAAATTTCAAAACATTAAAGTTTAAGTCAGAAAAAACTGATTTAACTATGGAGTTGCCAGAAGGCCATATTTGGTTAAGTGGAGCTTCTGTAGACCCTAATGGAGTAAAGTTCAACCCTAACATACCTACTGAAGAAGTTTTCTGTCTTCCTCATAAGTTTAAAGTTAATGGTATAGTTTATAGTACTAAACCTTTAGTTTATGGTGGGAATGTTATAGATAATTTTTCTTTAACTTTTAAAGATGGTAGAATCGTTGAATTCACTGCAGAAAAAGGATATGATACTTTAGAAAAACTGATCTCAACAGATGAAGGTTCTCACTACTTAGGAGAGGTTGCTCTAGTTCCTTTCAAATCCCCAATTTCTGACACAAATATAGTATTCTTTAATACTTTATATGATGAAAATGCATCTTGTCATTTTGCAATAGGTTCTGCTTATAAAACATGTATAAAAGATGGCGATAATATAAAAGATGAAGATCTAGATAAATATGGTATTAATGATAGTTTAACTCATGTAGATTTTATGATTGGGTCACCTGATATGAATATAATCGGTGAAACATATAATGGAGAAACAATTCAAATATTTAAAGATGGAAATTGGGCCTTTTAA
- a CDS encoding carbohydrate kinase family protein has translation MENNQMYTLVFGVSVFDICGFTDSNYRCNDSNPGKVRTSFGGVCRNIAECMSRVGVNTQFISILGDDEAGKAMLEHSKQMNYDMSNSLIIEGGHTPTYMAVLDEHGEMVSAVVDMKIIDKFTTEFIDSKADIIRNAEYMILDSDRPDIVEYILKNFSGNTKFILDPVSAAKAKEIKHLIKYFHTIKPNRYEAEIMCGMKIKNDEDLRKAGRYFIDLGIENVFITLDEDGIYYNNGVEEGKIKANDVKVVNVTGAGDSFVAGIAYGYANKCSLIDTLKFAISMSTITISTEETIHPEMGTDLVKSYVNNINWSEVKFDK, from the coding sequence ATGGAAAATAACCAAATGTATACATTAGTTTTCGGAGTATCAGTTTTTGATATATGTGGATTTACAGACAGTAATTATAGGTGTAATGACTCTAACCCAGGAAAAGTAAGGACATCATTCGGAGGAGTATGTAGAAATATAGCAGAGTGTATGTCGAGGGTAGGAGTTAATACTCAATTTATATCTATCCTAGGTGATGATGAAGCTGGTAAAGCGATGTTAGAACATTCTAAACAAATGAACTATGATATGAGTAATTCATTAATTATAGAAGGTGGACATACACCAACGTATATGGCCGTTTTAGATGAGCACGGAGAAATGGTATCTGCAGTAGTAGATATGAAAATAATTGATAAATTTACAACTGAATTTATTGATTCTAAGGCTGATATAATAAGAAACGCTGAATATATGATACTAGATTCAGATAGACCTGATATAGTAGAATATATACTAAAGAACTTTAGTGGAAATACTAAGTTTATATTAGATCCAGTATCAGCAGCTAAAGCAAAAGAAATAAAACACTTAATAAAATACTTCCATACAATAAAGCCAAATAGATATGAAGCTGAAATAATGTGTGGAATGAAAATAAAAAATGATGAAGACTTAAGAAAAGCAGGAAGATACTTCATCGATTTAGGTATAGAAAATGTATTTATAACATTGGATGAAGATGGAATCTACTACAATAATGGTGTAGAAGAAGGTAAAATCAAAGCTAATGATGTAAAAGTTGTAAATGTTACAGGTGCAGGTGATTCATTTGTAGCAGGTATAGCATATGGTTATGCAAATAAATGCAGCTTAATAGATACATTAAAGTTTGCAATATCTATGTCAACAATAACTATATCTACAGAAGAAACTATTCATCCTGAAATGGGAACTGATTTAGTTAAAAGTTACGTAAATAATATAAATTGGTCGGAAGTAAAGTTTGATAAGTAA
- a CDS encoding homocysteine S-methyltransferase family protein, whose protein sequence is MGTMLQKNGLQMGENPEIFGFKNPDILIDIHKSYLEAGSNVVTTNTFGANEIKLDKLGYTVEEVLDNAVSVAKKAIKMVDNSKPRYVALDIGPIGEMLEPMGTLSFDKAYEIFKRQAIQGEKSGADLIIIETMMDLYEAKAAVLAAKENTNLPVFCTMTFDEDGRSFTGCTPESMVATIEGLGVDAIGVNCSLGPKQLLPIVKIITDRANIPVIVQANAGLPNIIDGKAYYDMNSEEFYQGVSKFVESGARIIGGCCGTNPEFIKEVSNNIENLKIVKNKSKYRCTVCSPSKYIEIDGPTIMGERLNPTGRKGLKDALKNWNIDYIINLALEQINSGAEILNVNVGLPDIDEKLVMPKIVKEIQGIVDTPLQIDSSNIKALESGLRYYNGRTIVNSVNGKKESLNMILPLVKKYGAAVVGLTLDENGIPSTAEGRFEIAKKIVEEAEHYGIRREDIFIDCLSLTVSAQQSEAMETIKAIKLVKEKLGVKTILGVSNISFGIPDRKNINHTYLNLALGAGLDIAIINPNESGMVESIDAFRVINNIDKGCIKYINKYSSTSNSIVKSDTNNTTTSLNQIIERGLKEEAKDKTLELLQDNDANYILDEILIPYLDIIGKKYDSGEIFLPQMIQCAETVKVSLNVIKEKLIKESNNNISKGKIIVATVQGDIHDIGKNIVKIMLENYGYDVIDLGKDVPIEEVVLKAKENDIKLVGLSALMTTTVKSMEDTIKALRENNIEAKVFVGGAVLTEEYAKNIGADYYSKDAKSAVEIAKLNF, encoded by the coding sequence ATGGGGACAATGCTCCAAAAAAATGGATTACAAATGGGTGAAAATCCAGAAATATTTGGATTTAAAAACCCAGATATACTTATAGATATTCATAAATCTTATCTTGAAGCGGGATCAAATGTTGTAACTACAAATACTTTTGGAGCAAATGAGATAAAGTTAGATAAATTAGGGTATACGGTAGAAGAAGTTTTAGATAATGCAGTAAGTGTTGCTAAAAAAGCGATAAAGATGGTAGATAACTCTAAACCTAGATATGTAGCATTAGATATTGGACCTATAGGAGAAATGTTAGAGCCTATGGGAACTCTAAGTTTTGATAAAGCTTATGAAATATTTAAAAGACAAGCAATTCAAGGTGAAAAATCTGGTGCTGATTTAATTATAATTGAAACAATGATGGATCTTTATGAGGCTAAAGCAGCTGTATTAGCAGCAAAAGAAAATACTAACTTACCTGTATTTTGTACAATGACATTTGATGAAGACGGAAGGAGTTTTACTGGATGTACTCCAGAAAGTATGGTGGCTACTATAGAAGGATTAGGAGTAGATGCTATAGGTGTAAACTGTTCATTAGGCCCTAAGCAACTTTTACCTATTGTAAAGATTATTACAGATAGAGCAAACATACCTGTAATTGTTCAAGCAAATGCAGGGCTACCTAATATAATTGATGGTAAAGCCTATTATGATATGAATTCAGAAGAGTTTTATCAAGGTGTATCAAAGTTTGTAGAGTCCGGAGCTAGAATAATAGGTGGATGTTGTGGTACAAATCCAGAATTTATTAAAGAAGTATCTAATAATATAGAAAATTTAAAAATCGTTAAAAATAAAAGTAAGTATAGATGTACGGTTTGCTCTCCATCAAAATACATAGAAATAGATGGTCCTACAATTATGGGTGAGAGATTAAATCCAACTGGAAGGAAAGGCTTAAAGGATGCATTAAAAAATTGGAATATTGATTACATAATTAATTTAGCCTTAGAGCAAATTAATTCAGGTGCAGAAATTCTAAACGTAAATGTAGGTCTTCCTGATATAGATGAAAAATTAGTTATGCCAAAAATAGTAAAAGAAATACAAGGAATAGTAGATACTCCTTTACAAATAGATTCTTCAAATATTAAAGCTTTAGAGAGTGGTCTTAGATATTATAATGGTAGGACAATTGTAAATTCAGTTAATGGAAAGAAAGAATCATTAAATATGATACTACCTCTAGTTAAAAAGTATGGGGCAGCTGTTGTAGGTCTAACATTGGATGAAAATGGAATCCCTAGTACTGCAGAAGGTAGATTTGAAATAGCAAAGAAAATAGTTGAAGAAGCAGAACATTATGGCATAAGACGAGAAGATATATTTATTGACTGTTTGTCATTAACTGTTTCAGCACAACAGTCAGAAGCTATGGAAACAATAAAAGCTATTAAATTAGTAAAAGAAAAGTTAGGAGTTAAAACAATACTGGGTGTATCTAATATATCTTTTGGTATACCTGATAGAAAAAATATTAATCATACTTATTTAAACCTAGCATTAGGAGCAGGTTTAGATATAGCTATAATCAATCCGAATGAAAGTGGAATGGTAGAATCAATAGATGCATTTAGAGTAATAAATAATATAGATAAAGGTTGTATTAAATATATAAATAAATATAGTAGTACATCTAATTCTATAGTAAAATCTGATACAAATAATACTACTACTTCTTTGAATCAAATAATAGAAAGAGGTTTAAAAGAAGAGGCAAAGGATAAAACACTAGAGCTACTACAAGATAATGATGCAAATTATATACTAGATGAGATATTGATACCATATTTAGATATAATAGGTAAAAAGTATGATTCAGGGGAGATATTTTTACCTCAGATGATTCAATGTGCAGAAACAGTAAAGGTGTCATTAAATGTAATAAAAGAAAAATTAATAAAAGAAAGTAATAATAATATATCTAAAGGTAAAATTATAGTAGCAACAGTACAAGGAGATATTCATGATATTGGTAAAAATATCGTTAAGATAATGCTAGAGAATTATGGATACGATGTTATAGATTTAGGTAAAGACGTTCCAATAGAGGAAGTAGTTCTAAAAGCAAAAGAGAATGATATAAAGCTTGTTGGATTAAGTGCTCTTATGACAACTACTGTAAAAAGTATGGAAGATACTATAAAAGCATTAAGAGAGAATAATATAGAAGCGAAGGTATTTGTTGGTGGAGCTGTACTAACAGAAGAATATGCTAAAAATATAGGGGCAGATTACTATTCGAAGGATGCTAAATCTGCAGTTGAAATAGCAAAACTTAATTTTTAA
- a CDS encoding vitamin B12 dependent-methionine synthase activation domain-containing protein codes for MKRDFLKHINIKDEEVLRYLEYKGQIIDDNLKETINQCKNITKARINPRYTFRVYSIKKNKGIIEFEGSNLKLESRDLYKVLKDCNKCILMAATIGLDIEKDIRKYSFTELTKGIIIDSCATTAIEEVCDMVQEEVQNNILEDGQYTTLRYSPGYGDLPIEKNKDILNLINGQKEIGLTITTNGIMIPRKSVIAIIGISDNKLSQVKKSCKNCNNKDTCKFKRGVDSCESYRIYKG; via the coding sequence ATGAAAAGGGACTTTTTAAAACATATTAATATAAAGGATGAAGAAGTTCTGAGATATTTAGAATACAAAGGTCAGATTATAGATGATAATTTAAAAGAGACAATAAATCAATGCAAAAATATAACTAAAGCAAGAATAAACCCTAGATACACTTTTAGGGTTTATTCTATTAAGAAAAATAAAGGGATAATAGAATTTGAGGGAAGTAATTTAAAGCTAGAAAGTAGAGATTTATATAAAGTATTGAAGGATTGCAATAAGTGTATTTTAATGGCTGCGACCATAGGGTTAGATATAGAAAAGGATATAAGAAAATATTCTTTCACTGAATTAACTAAGGGGATAATAATTGATTCATGTGCAACTACAGCAATAGAAGAAGTGTGCGATATGGTTCAGGAAGAAGTTCAAAATAATATTTTAGAAGATGGGCAGTATACAACCTTAAGATATAGTCCAGGATATGGAGACTTACCAATAGAAAAAAACAAAGATATATTGAACCTTATAAATGGACAGAAAGAAATAGGACTAACTATTACAACAAATGGAATAATGATACCTAGAAAATCTGTTATAGCAATAATAGGTATATCTGATAATAAGCTAAGTCAAGTTAAAAAATCATGTAAAAATTGCAATAATAAAGATACTTGTAAATTTAAAAGAGGGGTTGATAGCTGTGAAAGTTATAGAATATATAAAGGATAA
- a CDS encoding S-ribosylhomocysteine lyase: MQKVESFKLDHTKVKAPYVRKCCVLDGAKGDVVSKFDLRFLQPNSETFGTAAMHGLEHLLATYLRETLDNIIDISPMGCRTGFYLILWGDVEPSIVKEGLEKALKMVLDATEIPAATAVECGNYKDLSLFGAKEYAKDALEKGFSLNIYGE, translated from the coding sequence ATGCAAAAAGTAGAAAGCTTTAAACTAGATCATACAAAAGTAAAAGCACCATATGTGAGAAAGTGCTGTGTTTTAGATGGTGCTAAGGGGGATGTAGTAAGTAAGTTCGATTTAAGATTCCTACAGCCAAACTCAGAGACATTCGGAACAGCTGCAATGCACGGATTAGAACATTTACTTGCAACTTATTTAAGAGAAACATTAGATAATATAATAGACATATCACCAATGGGGTGTAGAACAGGTTTCTATCTTATTTTATGGGGTGATGTAGAACCTTCAATTGTTAAAGAAGGCTTAGAGAAAGCTTTAAAAATGGTGCTAGATGCAACTGAGATACCTGCAGCTACAGCAGTTGAATGTGGTAACTATAAAGATTTATCATTATTTGGTGCTAAAGAATATGCTAAAGATGCCTTGGAAAAAGGATTCTCTCTAAATATATATGGAGAATAA
- a CDS encoding tRNA 2-thiocytidine biosynthesis TtcA family protein, with translation MQKLLSKARQAINDFDMIQENDKIAVGLSGGKDSLTLLHILKSYQRFSPQKFDLIAITLNPGGVDNSPLYKLCKDLDIPFYEVQTDIKEIVFDIRKEKNPCSLCANLRRGALNDNAKKLGCNKVALGHHKDDAIETFLMSMLYEGRVNCFSPKTHMDRQDLTIIRPMIYIDEYMTKKAAKDYNYPIIKNPCPADGKTNRQNIKELVKELNNKIPGSKKNIFGALNNAERLFIWDKEKIK, from the coding sequence ATGCAAAAGTTACTTAGTAAAGCACGTCAAGCTATAAATGACTTTGATATGATACAAGAAAATGATAAAATAGCAGTTGGTTTATCTGGAGGAAAAGATAGTCTTACTTTACTTCACATTTTAAAAAGTTATCAGAGATTTTCACCTCAAAAATTCGACTTAATTGCAATAACTTTAAATCCTGGAGGTGTAGATAATTCTCCACTTTATAAACTATGTAAGGATTTAGATATACCTTTTTATGAAGTTCAAACTGATATAAAAGAAATCGTATTTGATATAAGAAAAGAAAAAAATCCATGCTCATTATGTGCTAACTTAAGACGTGGCGCCTTAAATGACAATGCTAAAAAATTAGGATGTAACAAAGTAGCTCTTGGTCATCATAAAGATGATGCAATAGAGACATTCTTAATGTCTATGTTGTATGAAGGTAGAGTAAATTGTTTCTCACCTAAGACACATATGGATAGACAAGATTTAACAATTATAAGACCTATGATTTATATAGATGAATACATGACTAAAAAGGCTGCCAAAGATTATAATTATCCTATTATAAAGAATCCTTGCCCTGCTGATGGAAAAACAAATAGACAAAATATAAAGGAATTAGTTAAAGAATTAAATAATAAAATTCCTGGATCTAAGAAAAACATTTTTGGCGCTTTAAACAATGCTGAAAGACTATTTATATGGGATAAAGAAAAAATCAAATAA
- a CDS encoding DUF488 domain-containing protein gives MELFTIGHSNYPVEKLMDMLRFYKINCVVDVRGTPYSKYNIQYNKDTIKNTLIKSGFVYIYMAKEFAAKRENKISYNSEGYSDFENVVKEESFISGIERLKNGCKKGYRIVLLGAMQDPIRCHRAILLGRELEKYGFKINHILDDYSIKDQRYIEERILDKYFENRHQITIDSLIGNSISKDEMIKEAYRMANKEIGYRIEHLGE, from the coding sequence ATGGAGTTATTTACAATAGGTCACTCTAATTATCCTGTTGAAAAATTAATGGATATGCTTAGGTTTTATAAGATAAATTGTGTCGTAGATGTTAGAGGAACTCCTTATTCTAAGTATAATATCCAATACAACAAAGATACTATCAAAAATACTTTGATTAAATCAGGATTTGTATATATTTATATGGCAAAAGAATTTGCTGCAAAAAGAGAAAATAAAATTTCATATAATAGTGAAGGATACTCTGATTTTGAGAATGTTGTTAAAGAAGAGTCATTTATAAGTGGAATAGAAAGATTGAAAAATGGATGTAAGAAAGGATATAGAATAGTTCTTTTAGGTGCTATGCAAGATCCAATAAGATGTCATAGAGCCATATTACTTGGAAGAGAATTAGAAAAGTATGGTTTTAAAATAAATCATATATTAGATGATTATTCTATAAAGGATCAAAGATATATAGAAGAAAGAATATTAGACAAATATTTTGAAAATAGGCATCAGATAACTATTGATAGCTTAATAGGCAATTCAATTTCTAAAGATGAAATGATAAAAGAAGCTTATAGAATGGCTAATAAAGAAATTGGATATAGAATAGAACATTTAGGCGAGTAA
- a CDS encoding HAD family hydrolase, with protein sequence MSKDYKYILFDLDGTLTDPKEGITKSFQYALKHFGIEEDLANLEKFIGPPLHDSFRDDYNFSEEEVEEAVTKFREYFAQNGIFENKIFSGVKEVLEYLHSNNKRILLATSKPTIFAEKILKHFEIDKYFEYIGGSNLDGSRSEKNEVINHVLEVCKVSSMEDVIMIGDRKYDVIGAKKIGVDSIGVLYGYGDLEELQEVNPTYIIKNIEELKNIL encoded by the coding sequence ATGAGTAAAGACTATAAATACATATTATTTGACTTAGATGGAACACTTACAGATCCTAAAGAGGGAATAACTAAATCATTTCAATATGCATTAAAACATTTTGGAATAGAAGAAGATCTAGCTAACTTAGAAAAGTTTATAGGACCACCACTACATGATTCTTTTAGAGATGATTATAATTTTTCTGAAGAAGAAGTAGAAGAAGCTGTAACTAAATTTAGAGAATATTTTGCTCAAAATGGGATATTTGAAAATAAGATATTTTCAGGAGTAAAAGAAGTTTTAGAATATTTACACAGTAATAATAAAAGAATATTACTTGCAACATCTAAACCAACTATATTTGCAGAAAAAATATTAAAGCATTTTGAAATAGATAAATACTTCGAATATATTGGGGGAAGTAATTTAGATGGAAGTAGAAGTGAAAAAAATGAAGTTATAAATCATGTATTAGAAGTATGTAAGGTATCATCTATGGAAGATGTAATCATGATAGGTGATAGAAAGTATGATGTAATAGGTGCAAAGAAAATAGGAGTAGATTCTATAGGTGTATTATATGGATATGGAGATTTAGAGGAATTACAAGAAGTGAACCCAACATATATAATTAAAAATATTGAAGAATTAAAAAATATATTATAG
- a CDS encoding ferredoxin: MKAFVDKDTCIGCGACTGICPEIFDMDDDGLAVAVAEEISADLVDAANDAQDSCPVSAITVE; this comes from the coding sequence ATGAAAGCATTTGTAGATAAAGATACTTGTATAGGTTGTGGAGCATGTACAGGAATATGCCCAGAAATATTTGATATGGACGATGATGGATTAGCAGTAGCGGTAGCTGAAGAAATAAGTGCAGACTTAGTAGATGCAGCTAATGATGCTCAAGATAGTTGTCCAGTTTCAGCAATAACTGTAGAATAA